A section of the Falco biarmicus isolate bFalBia1 chromosome 3, bFalBia1.pri, whole genome shotgun sequence genome encodes:
- the VCPIP1 gene encoding deubiquitinating protein VCPIP1 codes for MSQPQQQQQPPPPPPPSPQQQPQPPPPAAAKKRDRRIFSGTCPDPKCQARLFFPAHGPQSSGSIECTDCGQRHEQQQLLAVEEVTDPDLVLHNLLRNALLGVSGAGPPRRNTELVKVMGLSNYHCKLLAPILARYGMDKQTGKAKLLTDMNQGDIFDCSLLGDRAFLIEPEHVETIGYGKDRSGSLIYLHDTLEDIKKANNSQECLIPVHVDGDGHCLVHAVSRALVGRELFWHALRENLKKHFEENLSHYKALFHDFIDAAEWEDIINECDPLFVPPEGVPMGLRNIHIFGLANVLHRPIILLDSLSGMRSSGDYSATFLPGLIPLEKCMGKDGMLNKPICIAWSSSGRNHYIPLVGIKGAALPKLPRKLLPKAWGVPQDLIKKYIKLEEDGGCVIGGDRSLQDKYLMRLVAAMEEVFMSKHGIHPSLVADVHQYFYRRTGVIGVQPEEVTAAAKKAVMDNRLHRCLICGALSEHHVPPEWLAPGGKLYNLAKSTHGQLRPDKNYSFPLNSLVCSYNPAKDVLVPDYSLSSLTACNWCHGNLVRRVREDGSILYLDGDRTNTRSTGGKCGCGFKHYWEGKEYDNLPEAFPITLEWGGRVVRETVYWFQYESDTSLNSNVYDVAMKLVTKHFPGEFGSEILVQKVVNTILHQTAKKNPDDYTPVNIDGAHAQRADDVQQGQELESQLPTKIILTGQKTKTLHKEELNMSKAERTVQQNIADQASVMQKRKSEKLKQEQKGQPRTASPGAVREGPSSAPATPTKTPYSPTSTKEKKIRITTNDGRQSMLTLKCTTTFLELQESIAREFNIPPYLQCIRYGFPPKELLPPKEGMENEPVPLQHGDRIAIEILKGKEEGRQAASAHSAHAVKHEDVAVASKISSKELQEQVDKEMYSLCLLATLMGEDVWSYAKGLPQLFQQGGVFYSIMKKTTGLADGKHCTFPHLPGKNFVYNAAEDRLELCVDAAGHFPVGPDVEELVKEALSQVRAEATSRSREASPSHGMLKLGSGGVVKKKSEQLHNITAFQGKGHSLGTASSSQQQDQRARETPLLRKHSTETDLSPSAKIEPSVFTAASGNSELIRIAPGVVTMRDSRQLDPTLIEAQRKKLQEMVSSIQASMDRHLRDQNTEQSVSVDLSQRKVEAVSSTAKTGSFQAGLPESFSAPGGTEHLNTESADGNMVNSVGTTFPARSKAQKGNSVEELEEMDSQDAGITNATEPMDHS; via the exons ATgtcccagcctcagcagcagcaacagccgccgccgccgccgccgccgtcgcctcagcagcagccgcagccgccgccTCCGGCCGCCGCCAAGAAGCGGGACCGGCGCATCTTCTCGGGCACCTGCCCCGACCCCAAATGCCAGGCGCGGCTCTTCTTCCCGGCCCACGGGCCGCAGAGCAGCGGCAGCATCGAGTGCACGGACTGCGGGCAGCGCcacgagcagcagcagctgctggccgTGGAGGAGGTGACGGACCCCGACCTGGTGCTGCACAACCTGCTGCGGAACGCGCTGCTGGGCGTCAGCGGTGCCGGCCCGCCCCGCAGGAACACGGAGCTCGTCAAAGTCATGGGCCTCTCCAACTACCACTGCAAGCTCCTGGCCCCCATCCTGGCCCGCTACGGCATGGATAAGCAAACGGGAAAAGCCAAGCTCCTCACTGACATGAACCAGGGAGACATCTTTGACTGCTCCCTCTTGGGTGACCGCGCCTTCCTCATCGAGCCGGAGCATGTGGAAACCATTGGTTACGGAAAGGACCGCTCTGGCAGCCTCATCTACCTGCATGACACCCTGGAAGACATCAAGAAGGCCAACAACAGTCAGGAGTGCCTCATTCCAGTCCACGTGGATGGAGACGGCCACTGCCTTGTCCATGCAGTCTCGCGAGCACTTGTTGGCAGGGAGCTGTTCTGGCATGCCCTACGAGAGAATCTCAAGAAGCATTTTGAGGAGAATCTGAGTCACTACAAGGCACTTTTCCATGACTTTATTGATGCAGCAGAGTGGGAGGACATTATCAACGAATGTGACCCTTTGTTTGTTCCTCCAGAAGGCGTGCCAATGGGCCTGAGAAATATTCACATCTTTGGTCTGGCCAACGTGCTTCATCGGCCTATCATCCTGTTAGACTCCTTGAGTGGAATGCGGAGCTCCGGAGATTATTCAGCGACATTCCTCCCTGGTCTGATACCCCTAGAAAAATGCATGGGGAAAGATGGAATGTTGAACAAGCCCATCTGCATTGCATGGAGTAGCTCAGGACGTAACCATTATATTCCTCTAGTTGGAATAAAAGGTGCTGCTTTACCTAAACTGCCTAGGAAGCTACTTCCTAAAGCCTGGGGAGTTCCTCAAGACCTCATCAAAAAGTACATCAAGTTAGAGGAGGACGGTGGTTGTGTTATTGGAGGAGACAGAAGCCTGCAAGATAAGTACTTGATGAGGCTTGTTGCTGCAATGGAGGAGGTTTTTATGAGTAAACACGGTATCCATCCCAGTCTTGTAGCTGATGTACATCAGTATTTCTACAGAAGGACTGGTGTAATAGGAGTCCAGCCTGAAGAGGTCACTGCAGCTGCCAAAAAAGCAGTGATGGACAACCGCCTTCACAGGTGCCTCATCTGCGGGGCCCTTTCAGAGCATCATGTACCTCCGGAGTGGCTGGCTCCTGGGGGGAAACTATATAACCTGGCAAAAAGTACCCATGGCCAACTAAGGCCTGacaaaaattacagttttccCCTGAACAGTTTGGTGTGTTCTTACAACCCTGCAAAGGATGTGCTGGTACCAGACTACAGCCTGAGTAGTTTGACAGCTTGTAACTGGTGTCATGGTAACCTAGTGCGTCGTGTCAGAGAAGATGGATCTATTTTGTATTTGGATGGAGACAGAACTAATACGAGGTCTACAGGTGGCAAATGTGGCTGTGGATTCAAGCACTACTGGGAAGGTAAAGAATATGACAATCTCCCTGAAGCTTTTCCTATTACTCTGGAGTGGGGTGGAAGAGTGGTGAGAGAGACAGTCTACTGGTTCCAGTATGAAAGTGACACCTCTCTGAACAGCAATGTGTATGATGTTGCCATGAAACTTGTTACCAAGCACTTCCCTGGTGAATTTGGTAGTGAGATTCTTGTTCAGAAAGTTGTCAACACAATATTGCATCAAACTGCCAAAAAGAATCCTGATGATTATACCCCTGTAAATATTGACGGTGCTCATGCCCAAAGAGCTGATGATGTACAACAAGGACAAGAGTTAGAGTCGCAACTTCcaaccaaaattattttgactggACAGAAGACAAAAACTTTGCACAAGGAGGAGCTGAATATGAGCAAAGCTGAAAGAACTGTTCAACAGAACATTGCAGACCAGGCTTCTGTAATGCAGAAGCGGAAaagtgaaaaactgaaacaagagCAAAAAGGGCAACCTAGGACTGCTTCTCCTGGGGCAGTTCGTGAGGGGCCATCATCTGCACCTGCTacaccaacaaaaaccccataTTCTCCAACATCTaccaaggagaagaaaattcGAATAACCACAAATGATGGGAGGCAATCAATGCTTACCCTAAAGTGCACTACCACCTTCTTGGAACTACAGGAAAGCATAGCGAGAGAATTCAATATTCCTCCATATTTGCAATGTATTCGCTATGGCTTTCCTCCTAAAGAGCTTCTGCCTCCCAAAGAAGGCATGGAAAATGAGCCTGTTCCTTTACAGCATGGTGACAGGATTGCAATAGAAATCCTGAAAGGtaaggaggaaggcaggcaggcagcttcAGCACACTCGGCGCATGCCGTGAAGCATGAAGACGTTGCTGTGGCTAGTAAAATCTCCTCGAAGGAACTGCAGGAGCAAGTGGATAAGGAGATGTATTCTCTCTGTCTTCTAGCAACACTAATGG GAGAAGATGTTTGGTCTTACGCAAAGGGGCTTCCTCAATTGTTTCAGCAGGGTGGAGTATTCTATAGCAtaatgaagaaaacaacag GTTTGGCTGATGGCAAGCACTGTACTTTTCCACATCTGCCTGGTAAAAACTTTGTGTACAATGCAGCAGAAGACAGATTAGAGCTGTGTGTGGATGCTGCTGGGCACTTTCCTGTTGGTCCTGATGTTGAAGAGCTGGTTAAAGAGGCTTTAAGTCAAGTGCGAGCAGAAGCTACTTCAAGGAGCAGGGAAGCAAGTCCTTCACACGGAATGCTGAAGCTGGGTAGTGGTGGagtagtgaaaaagaaatctgaacaaCTACATAACATAACTGCATTTCAAGGAAAGGGCCATTCCCTAGGAACTGCATCTAGTAGTCAACAACAGGATCAAAGAGCCAGGGAAACACCACTTTTAAGAAAGCATAGCACAGAAACAGACCTCAGTCCTTCTGCTAAAATTGAGCCTTCTGTattcacagctgcttctggtAACAGTGAGCTTATCCGAATTGCTCCAGGAGTTGTGACAATGAGAGACAGCAGGCAGCTTGACCCCACTTTGATTGaggcacagagaaaaaagttgCAGGAAATGGTCTCTTCTATTCAGGCTTCAATGGATAGACATTTGCGGGATCAGAATACAGAGCAGTCAGTATCAGTTGATCTATCTCAAAGAAAAGTAGAGGCAGTGAGCTCAACTGCTAAAACTGGGAGCTTTCAGGCTGGCTTACCCGAATCATTTTCTGCACCAGGTGGTACTGAACACTTGAATACTGAATCAGCTGATGGTAACATGGTGAATTCTGTGGGAACAACATTCCCTGCAAGGTCTAAAGCACAAAAGGGAAATTCTGTTGAGGAGCTTGAGGAGATGGATAGTCAAGATGCAGGAATCACTAATGCAACTGAGCCAATGGATCACTCTTGA